A window from Tenacibaculum singaporense encodes these proteins:
- a CDS encoding sensor histidine kinase, whose amino-acid sequence MLEWFFHKQILFTINENGATTKFNTALLFFLCTISLIISRKKQRKYRTPFFIFTYTVLFISILTLIEYIFRVNLYVDNLFIKDTFTIVNPGRMSEATAVCFIFFAIGLTGLKSTNRAYIATTQHIALVTSIISLITILYFILRFPIDSKIVFFKTMSIQTAISFLFISFLLISKSYNIGFKETILGNSDGSRSLQKLLPFIILIPFFLSFFMLTLINEKIIGAQSGIIVYTLVLILSGFLYTYIVSIGLNKSDYLRRTLEKNLINKNSELLNFKEALDKIAIVAITDENTFIKYVNDKFCEISKYSREEIIGNTNEIVRSDYHPDSFYTEAWLTVSSGEPWFGEVKNRAKDGSLYWTETAIVPLKKRTNYIREYMAIQLDITKRKEAEELLASKYVKTLEQKNQELEQFNYITSHDLQEPLRTISSFSDILYEEYHDKLDSNAKQLFLFIKKATRRMSSLIKNLLDYSQLGRQREISKVNCNLLVNDIIEDLNSTIKQNKATIKQSNLPIINAYPIELRLLFQNLISNAIKFSKKDVSPQISIKAKKKDHVWEFYVKDNGIGIPEQFQKKIFSIFQRLHTENEYEGTGIGLAHCQKIVGMHGGEIGVKSKPGKGSTFFFTIPNQ is encoded by the coding sequence ATGCTTGAATGGTTTTTTCATAAGCAAATCCTATTTACAATCAATGAAAATGGAGCTACAACCAAATTTAACACCGCTTTGTTGTTCTTTTTATGTACAATAAGCTTAATAATTAGTAGAAAAAAACAAAGAAAATACAGAACCCCATTCTTTATCTTCACTTATACTGTATTATTTATCAGCATTCTAACCCTTATAGAATATATCTTTAGAGTAAACTTATATGTAGACAATCTATTCATAAAAGATACTTTTACAATAGTTAACCCTGGTAGAATGTCTGAAGCTACAGCAGTATGTTTTATCTTTTTTGCTATTGGACTTACAGGTTTAAAATCAACCAATAGAGCTTATATAGCCACTACTCAACATATTGCTCTTGTAACCTCAATAATTTCATTAATTACCATTCTTTATTTTATTCTAAGGTTTCCTATAGACTCTAAGATTGTTTTTTTCAAAACCATGTCTATTCAAACAGCAATATCTTTTCTTTTTATTTCATTTTTATTAATATCTAAATCTTACAACATAGGTTTTAAAGAAACCATTTTAGGAAATAGTGATGGTAGTAGATCTCTTCAAAAACTATTACCTTTTATCATTCTTATTCCGTTTTTTTTAAGTTTTTTCATGCTAACTTTAATAAATGAAAAAATTATTGGTGCTCAATCAGGTATTATAGTTTATACTCTAGTTTTAATTCTCTCTGGTTTCTTATACACTTATATTGTTTCTATCGGATTAAACAAATCTGATTACCTTAGGAGAACACTGGAAAAAAATTTAATTAATAAAAACTCAGAGCTTTTGAATTTTAAAGAAGCCTTAGATAAAATTGCTATTGTTGCTATTACCGATGAAAATACATTTATCAAGTATGTGAACGATAAATTTTGTGAAATTTCAAAATACTCTAGAGAAGAAATTATAGGAAACACCAATGAAATTGTCCGTTCTGATTATCATCCTGATTCTTTCTATACTGAAGCTTGGTTAACCGTTTCTTCTGGAGAGCCTTGGTTTGGCGAAGTAAAAAACAGAGCTAAAGACGGTTCTTTATACTGGACAGAAACTGCTATTGTACCCCTAAAAAAAAGAACAAATTATATTAGGGAATATATGGCTATACAATTAGATATTACCAAACGTAAAGAAGCTGAAGAATTACTTGCCTCTAAATATGTAAAAACCTTAGAACAAAAAAATCAAGAACTTGAGCAGTTCAACTATATAACCTCTCACGATTTACAGGAACCTTTAAGAACTATTTCTTCTTTTTCTGACATACTTTATGAAGAGTATCACGACAAACTAGACAGCAACGCTAAACAACTTTTTCTCTTTATAAAAAAAGCTACCCGTAGAATGAGTAGTTTGATTAAAAACTTATTAGATTATTCTCAATTAGGTCGCCAAAGAGAAATATCTAAGGTTAACTGCAATCTCTTAGTTAACGATATTATAGAAGATTTAAACAGTACAATTAAGCAAAACAAAGCAACTATTAAACAAAGTAATTTACCTATTATAAATGCCTATCCTATAGAACTTAGGTTGTTGTTTCAAAACCTTATTAGCAACGCTATAAAATTTTCTAAAAAAGACGTTTCTCCTCAAATTTCTATTAAAGCAAAAAAGAAAGATCATGTTTGGGAATTTTATGTAAAAGACAATGGCATTGGGATACCTGAACAATTTCAAAAAAAGATTTTTTCAATCTTTCAACGTCTACATACAGAAAATGAATATGAAGGTACTGGAATTGGTCTTGCACATTGCCAAAAAATTGTAGGAATGCATGGAGGAGAAATTGGAGTTAAATCAAAACCAGGAAAAGGAAGTACCTTTTTCTTTACAATACCAAACCAATAA
- a CDS encoding YaiO family outer membrane beta-barrel protein yields MAFNKQRKEAQDALRFILTKYPNYLDVRSFLASTYSWDGNYKEARKEFEYVLEKDPKRKNDWIAAIKNELYASLPYKANDLVKKALSYFPDDTDLLYLKAKSEEKLKNPEEALITLDKIISIDANNSEAISYKESLTNTLRFNSVGLSYSTVLYHKNERDASHFSTFNYTRQTKYGSIIAKINYSRRFDTDNIQYEVDLYPRITDGLYAYVSAGFSNSSLFPKVRYGAELYKSLPLGLEVSLGFRGLKFDETTIIYTGSVGWYTGNSYWSLRPYFTPNDNGTSKSVTLAYRRYYSDADNYFGVAIGVGFSPEIDRFPVNTEQTVVFDLKTQKISGEYAFTSSNKKHAWRTSVNILREEKSFDRGEYFLLYTLGISYDLRFR; encoded by the coding sequence ATGGCTTTTAACAAACAGCGAAAGGAAGCGCAAGATGCCTTACGGTTTATCTTAACAAAGTATCCAAATTACTTAGATGTACGATCTTTTTTAGCAAGTACTTATTCTTGGGATGGAAACTATAAAGAAGCTAGAAAAGAATTTGAATATGTGTTGGAAAAAGATCCTAAAAGAAAAAATGATTGGATAGCGGCTATTAAAAACGAACTGTATGCCTCATTACCTTATAAAGCAAACGATTTAGTAAAAAAGGCACTGTCATACTTTCCAGACGATACAGATTTACTATATCTCAAGGCAAAGTCGGAAGAAAAATTAAAAAATCCAGAAGAAGCTTTAATAACACTAGATAAGATAATTAGTATTGATGCTAACAATTCTGAAGCAATTTCTTATAAAGAAAGCTTAACTAATACATTGCGTTTTAATAGTGTTGGGTTGAGTTATTCAACGGTTTTATACCATAAAAATGAAAGAGATGCATCTCACTTCAGTACATTTAATTATACAAGACAAACAAAGTATGGTAGTATTATAGCTAAAATAAACTACTCAAGACGTTTTGATACTGATAACATACAATATGAAGTAGATTTATACCCAAGAATAACAGACGGTTTATACGCATACGTGAGTGCAGGCTTTTCAAACTCTAGTTTATTTCCAAAGGTGCGTTATGGAGCAGAATTGTATAAGTCGCTACCACTTGGCTTAGAAGTTTCTTTAGGTTTTAGAGGCTTGAAGTTTGATGAAACAACGATTATTTATACAGGATCTGTAGGTTGGTATACAGGGAATAGTTATTGGTCGTTACGACCTTATTTTACTCCTAACGATAATGGTACAAGTAAGTCAGTTACGCTAGCGTACCGTAGATATTATAGTGATGCAGACAATTACTTTGGTGTTGCAATAGGAGTAGGGTTTTCACCAGAAATAGATAGATTTCCTGTAAATACAGAACAAACGGTAGTTTTTGATTTAAAAACACAAAAAATAAGCGGTGAATATGCATTTACCTCTTCCAATAAAAAGCACGCATGGAGAACCTCAGTAAATATTTTACGTGAAGAAAAAAGCTTTGATAGAGGAGAATACTTTTTGTTATACACCTTGGGAATATCTTACGATTTAAGGTTTAGGTAG
- a CDS encoding response regulator, which yields MKKLHTILLIDDDPATNFLHKLIIEKENCSEHVVSKQSAEEALEYLKSKIEDNSPHPELIFLDINMPKMNGWDFLEEYKKFDKNKQAKKIVIMLTTSLDPNDREKAKSISQINEFQSKPLTSEKLKSILVSNFPTIFNHS from the coding sequence ATGAAAAAACTACACACTATTTTATTAATCGACGACGATCCCGCTACCAACTTTCTTCATAAATTAATTATAGAAAAAGAAAATTGTTCCGAGCACGTCGTATCCAAACAAAGTGCTGAAGAAGCTCTTGAATATTTAAAATCTAAAATTGAAGACAACTCTCCTCATCCTGAACTTATCTTTTTAGATATTAATATGCCTAAAATGAATGGATGGGATTTCTTAGAAGAGTATAAAAAGTTCGATAAAAATAAACAAGCTAAAAAGATTGTTATTATGCTTACTACATCATTAGATCCTAATGATAGAGAAAAAGCTAAATCAATTAGTCAAATAAACGAGTTTCAATCTAAACCTTTAACTTCAGAAAAGTTAAAAAGTATATTAGTATCTAATTTTCCAACTATTTTTAATCATTCCTAG
- a CDS encoding LysR family transcriptional regulator yields the protein MTFQQIRYFLTLAEELHFWKTAEKVYTSQSSLSRQIQSLEEELGVTLFERDKRNVKLTEAGVFLKKKWDVLLDEFDRTHQHAKKIDEGSSGLVSIAYPGSISYNYLPELLKIFSEEKPDLKIELMEPTDITLEKLLSSYQIDVAFSRNKVLNTSILLKDCMLNPFALWFRKIIGLQKILL from the coding sequence ATGACATTTCAACAAATTCGATATTTTTTAACGCTAGCAGAAGAACTACATTTCTGGAAAACAGCAGAGAAAGTTTATACTTCTCAATCATCGTTGAGTAGACAAATTCAATCTTTAGAAGAAGAATTGGGTGTCACTTTATTTGAACGAGATAAAAGAAATGTAAAACTTACCGAGGCTGGTGTATTCCTTAAGAAAAAGTGGGACGTTTTACTAGACGAATTTGATCGCACACATCAGCATGCTAAAAAAATAGATGAAGGTTCTTCCGGACTTGTTAGTATTGCTTATCCTGGCTCTATCTCATACAACTATTTACCAGAGTTACTCAAAATATTTTCAGAAGAGAAACCTGATTTAAAAATAGAACTTATGGAGCCTACTGATATAACACTTGAAAAACTTCTTTCTAGTTATCAAATAGACGTTGCTTTTAGTAGAAATAAAGTTTTAAATACTTCTATTTTATTGAAAGATTGTATGCTGAACCCGTTTGCCTTGTGGTTCCGAAAGATCATTGGGTTACAGAAGATTCTTTTGTAG
- a CDS encoding LysR family transcriptional regulator substrate-binding protein, with product MVPKDHWVTEDSFVDLRDVKDEKFILSGLHHTTYFSSLLRNIFNTYGFEPQTHIESDFGSMILNLIGRGLGISILPYSYQFSLNTNLRFITLPENTELYINWRKNDNRKIIKNVIEYAVKLGKSYNRKFV from the coding sequence GTGGTTCCGAAAGATCATTGGGTTACAGAAGATTCTTTTGTAGATTTAAGAGATGTAAAAGACGAAAAATTTATTCTTTCAGGTTTACATCATACCACCTATTTTTCCTCATTGCTACGCAATATATTTAACACTTACGGCTTTGAACCTCAAACTCATATTGAATCTGATTTTGGAAGCATGATTTTAAATTTAATTGGTAGAGGTTTAGGTATTTCTATTTTGCCTTATTCATATCAATTTTCTTTAAACACCAACCTTCGTTTTATCACATTACCAGAAAATACTGAGTTATATATCAATTGGCGTAAAAATGACAATAGAAAAATCATTAAAAATGTAATTGAATATGCAGTAAAACTGGGTAAAAGCTACAATCGAAAATTTGTTTAA
- a CDS encoding response regulator, whose protein sequence is MSKEKKIVIAEDNSVFLLLIKLKLEKEGYELFVAEDGKKAIELIEAHQPDLILTDIMMDYLSGLEVISHVRNVLKMNVPILVFSASGQEEMVTQAFNLGANDFMVKPLMPNELVIRVKRMLM, encoded by the coding sequence ATGAGTAAGGAAAAGAAAATTGTTATAGCTGAGGATAATTCAGTGTTTTTATTATTAATTAAACTGAAATTAGAAAAGGAAGGTTATGAGTTGTTTGTTGCTGAAGATGGAAAAAAGGCAATTGAACTTATAGAAGCTCATCAACCCGATTTGATTTTAACAGATATTATGATGGATTACCTTTCAGGGTTAGAAGTTATAAGTCACGTTAGAAATGTATTAAAAATGAATGTCCCTATTCTTGTTTTTTCGGCTTCAGGTCAAGAAGAAATGGTAACACAAGCGTTTAATTTAGGTGCAAATGATTTTATGGTAAAACCATTAATGCCTAATGAGTTAGTGATAAGGGTAAAAAGAATGCTCATGTAA
- a CDS encoding glycosyltransferase family 2 protein, whose product MDTSSVTYYILLIIHFLFLGYSFLVLVSYGILAVYSRKETISYLRKNSFVNYKDILSSRLAPGISIVAPAYNESLNIVENVRSLLSIHYADYDVIIVNDGSTDDSLEKLIKAYNLEKVEYLINERIKTKPIRAGVFKSKNPAFERLIVVDKENGGKADALNVGLNISKNDYVACIDVDCLLMEDSLQKMIKPFLEYTDRKVIASGGVIRIANSCIIKNGKLIDINYPKATLVRLQILEYLRSFLLGRMAWSKLNGLLVISGAFGMFDKNIAIKVGGYSTETVGEDMEIVVRMRRYMEEQNKKYKVAYIPDPLCWTEAPESYRTFISQRNRWTRGTIETLKTHRVIGFNPKYRVLGMLSFPYWFLFERLAPIIEALGIIYFIVLLFIGSVHWSYVLGFFLAAYFSSVIYTLLAIFSEEFSFHQYKKKGVGFQLIKSAFLEPFILHPVVLYAALKGNKDYYFNKKLKWGKMTRKGLGSK is encoded by the coding sequence ATGGATACTTCAAGTGTTACATATTATATATTACTAATTATTCATTTTTTATTTTTAGGATACTCATTTTTGGTTTTAGTGTCCTATGGGATATTGGCTGTTTATTCTAGAAAAGAAACAATTTCGTATTTACGAAAAAATAGCTTTGTTAATTACAAAGACATTTTATCATCAAGATTAGCTCCAGGTATTTCAATTGTAGCTCCAGCCTATAATGAAAGTTTAAATATTGTTGAGAATGTAAGGTCGTTACTTTCTATACATTATGCAGATTACGACGTAATTATAGTAAATGATGGTAGCACAGATGATAGTTTAGAAAAGTTGATTAAAGCTTATAATCTAGAAAAAGTAGAATACCTAATAAATGAGCGTATTAAAACTAAACCAATAAGAGCAGGAGTTTTTAAGTCTAAAAACCCAGCATTTGAAAGACTGATTGTAGTTGATAAAGAAAATGGAGGAAAAGCAGATGCGCTTAATGTAGGATTAAATATTAGTAAAAATGATTATGTAGCTTGTATTGATGTAGACTGCTTGTTAATGGAAGATTCATTACAAAAAATGATAAAACCTTTTTTAGAGTATACGGACAGGAAAGTAATTGCATCTGGAGGAGTCATAAGAATAGCTAACTCATGTATTATAAAAAACGGAAAGCTAATAGATATAAACTACCCAAAAGCAACCTTGGTTAGGTTACAAATACTAGAATACTTACGATCTTTTTTATTAGGAAGAATGGCATGGAGTAAATTAAATGGATTGTTGGTGATTTCAGGAGCGTTTGGAATGTTTGATAAAAATATAGCGATTAAGGTGGGAGGGTATAGTACAGAAACTGTTGGAGAAGATATGGAAATTGTAGTTCGAATGCGTAGGTATATGGAAGAACAAAACAAAAAATATAAAGTAGCCTATATTCCAGATCCATTATGTTGGACGGAAGCTCCAGAAAGTTATAGAACATTTATATCACAACGTAACAGATGGACGAGAGGAACAATTGAAACATTAAAGACACATAGAGTAATAGGCTTTAACCCAAAATACAGGGTTTTAGGAATGCTAAGTTTTCCTTATTGGTTTCTTTTTGAACGATTAGCACCTATAATTGAAGCATTAGGTATTATATACTTTATAGTATTGCTTTTTATAGGAAGTGTTCATTGGAGTTACGTACTCGGATTTTTTTTAGCGGCTTATTTTTCTTCAGTAATCTATACTTTATTAGCGATTTTCTCAGAAGAATTTAGTTTTCATCAATATAAAAAAAAGGGAGTAGGGTTTCAGTTAATAAAATCAGCTTTCTTAGAACCCTTTATTTTACATCCAGTTGTCTTGTATGCCGCCTTAAAAGGAAACAAAGACTACTATTTTAATAAAAAACTTAAATGGGGAAAAATGACAAGAAAAGGATTGGGTAGTAAATAA
- a CDS encoding LTA synthase family protein encodes MRKKLLTYLRILTALLVMFWLLGVVEVFASFKGVHTIIYIIKFVVYKLLHAFATAVIIGVLFLPVYYLLGLGNKKLAEITLIAFGVLLIIGEFSLVKYSTTTLLNLGADLLGYSYNDIYKTIASSESFSIVNYLLFLIIPLLFLVLVYLFKKKVPENFFLKTILGLLVLVILLRFFSSEFNEAKYQNKISFLATDILKFKLDKLQTHNYQPEEAEEYPFLKPSEETKDVLGPFFNTTLKKPNIVVIVMEGLGTEFVDGNSYSGFTPYLDNLITQSLYWENFVSNTGRTFGILPSLLGSLPFGDTGFLELKKAPAHLSLFNVLKADGYTTSYYTGTQSSFDKIVNFLEYNNVDFIIDENKYGPSYIKTGGVDGFSWGYPDAEMFKKVISTLKDKKEPRLDVIATLTNHEPFVFPEKEMYEKKVDSILKTSQTFGVPKKEIENKKEIYATLLYSDHSLKNFMESYRRREDFNNTIFVITGDHRLIPVEQKDKLCRFHVPLLIYSPMLKKTQRFKSISSHLDVAPSIYSFLTNNYSFEPLKQTAWLGIGLDTTRNFRNIHKIGLMRYKGGLKDFIYGEYLFSDGDLYKIDSTFETHKINNEKMLKEVKKSFEEFKAINKYVTEQDKIYPDVIYEKKQEKIQFTEREQKVIRGVTEGKTFDEVFLIARSKAFDGDRAGARLLCDFILNNMPNHADARILKGRTLSWDGRYKEAEKLLLNAVERHPFYDDAYVALLDLYWWSGQETKSITVAKEAYVNEIKNPDISFKLAKAHQRLKQKNKAVKIMDSLLTIYPDNKEYVELEKVLKE; translated from the coding sequence ATGAGAAAAAAACTGTTAACATATTTAAGAATACTTACAGCATTGTTAGTAATGTTTTGGTTACTAGGAGTGGTAGAGGTTTTTGCTAGTTTTAAAGGAGTGCATACAATAATTTACATAATAAAATTTGTAGTGTATAAGTTGTTGCATGCTTTTGCAACAGCTGTGATAATAGGAGTATTGTTTTTGCCTGTATATTATTTATTAGGATTAGGAAATAAAAAATTAGCAGAAATAACACTTATAGCTTTTGGGGTGCTTCTCATTATAGGAGAATTTTCTTTGGTAAAGTATAGTACAACCACTCTCTTGAATTTAGGAGCAGATCTTTTAGGGTATTCGTATAATGATATTTACAAAACTATAGCATCTTCCGAATCGTTTTCTATTGTTAATTATTTACTTTTTTTAATTATTCCTTTGTTGTTTTTAGTGCTTGTATATCTATTCAAGAAGAAAGTGCCAGAAAACTTTTTTCTTAAAACGATTTTAGGGTTGTTAGTATTAGTGATACTGTTGAGGTTTTTTAGTTCAGAATTTAATGAAGCTAAATATCAAAATAAGATCAGTTTTTTAGCAACAGATATTTTAAAGTTTAAATTAGATAAATTACAAACACACAATTATCAGCCTGAAGAAGCAGAAGAGTATCCTTTTTTAAAACCATCAGAAGAAACAAAAGATGTATTAGGTCCTTTTTTTAATACAACATTGAAAAAGCCTAATATAGTTGTTATTGTAATGGAAGGACTAGGGACTGAATTTGTAGATGGCAATTCATACAGTGGGTTTACTCCTTATTTAGATAACCTAATAACACAATCGTTGTATTGGGAGAATTTTGTTAGTAACACAGGGAGAACCTTTGGGATACTACCTTCTTTACTTGGGTCGTTACCTTTTGGAGATACTGGTTTTTTAGAGCTAAAAAAAGCACCAGCACATTTGTCATTATTTAATGTGTTAAAAGCAGATGGATATACAACATCCTATTATACAGGAACCCAGTCTAGTTTTGATAAAATCGTTAACTTTTTAGAGTACAACAATGTCGATTTTATTATTGATGAAAATAAATATGGACCATCATATATAAAAACAGGAGGAGTTGATGGTTTTTCTTGGGGATATCCAGATGCAGAAATGTTTAAAAAAGTAATAAGTACACTAAAAGACAAAAAAGAACCTAGGTTGGATGTGATAGCAACGCTTACTAATCATGAGCCTTTTGTATTCCCCGAAAAAGAGATGTATGAAAAGAAGGTAGATAGTATATTAAAAACATCACAAACTTTTGGAGTTCCAAAAAAAGAAATAGAAAACAAAAAAGAAATTTATGCAACGCTACTTTACAGCGATCATTCTTTAAAAAACTTTATGGAGAGTTATAGGAGAAGAGAAGATTTTAATAATACAATTTTTGTCATTACTGGAGATCATAGACTAATTCCAGTAGAACAAAAAGATAAGTTATGTAGATTTCATGTTCCGTTGCTTATATACAGTCCCATGTTAAAAAAAACACAGCGTTTTAAATCCATTTCTTCTCATTTAGATGTTGCTCCAAGTATTTATTCCTTTTTAACGAATAATTATTCGTTTGAACCTCTGAAACAAACCGCTTGGTTAGGAATAGGTTTAGATACTACAAGAAACTTTAGAAATATTCATAAAATAGGATTAATGCGTTATAAAGGAGGTTTGAAAGACTTTATTTATGGTGAATATTTGTTTTCTGATGGTGATTTATATAAGATAGATAGCACTTTTGAAACCCATAAAATTAACAATGAAAAAATGTTAAAAGAGGTAAAAAAATCTTTTGAAGAGTTTAAAGCAATTAATAAATACGTAACTGAGCAGGATAAAATTTATCCAGATGTTATTTATGAAAAAAAGCAGGAAAAGATTCAGTTTACTGAAAGAGAACAAAAAGTAATAAGAGGAGTAACAGAAGGAAAAACATTTGATGAGGTGTTCTTAATAGCAAGATCAAAAGCTTTTGATGGAGATAGAGCAGGTGCAAGATTACTTTGTGATTTTATTTTAAATAATATGCCAAATCATGCAGATGCAAGAATTTTAAAGGGCAGAACATTGTCTTGGGACGGAAGATATAAAGAAGCAGAAAAACTATTGTTAAATGCTGTTGAGAGGCACCCGTTTTATGATGATGCATATGTTGCTTTGTTAGATTTATATTGGTGGTCAGGTCAAGAAACAAAAAGTATAACTGTTGCCAAAGAAGCTTATGTAAATGAAATTAAAAATCCAGATATAAGTTTTAAGCTAGCGAAAGCACATCAACGATTGAAGCAAAAAAATAAGGCAGTAAAAATTATGGATAGCCTTTTAACTATATATCCAGATAATAAGGAGTACGTGGAATTAGAAAAAGTATTAAAAGAATGA
- a CDS encoding Hpt domain-containing protein has protein sequence MLKNNCFHSEIVDLDFLNRNLSDDTDLYIEMISVFLTESKKKITTLKKASNEEDFTLIKEVSHFLKSSFTIMGLKSKDLLLEIEELSSQSKNIKRVKSLINLVIDNYNESIIEYERMLSCFSKKNN, from the coding sequence ATGTTAAAAAACAATTGTTTTCATAGTGAAATTGTTGATTTAGATTTTCTTAACAGGAATCTTTCTGATGATACTGATTTATACATTGAAATGATTTCTGTCTTCTTAACAGAGAGTAAAAAAAAGATTACTACCTTAAAAAAAGCAAGTAATGAAGAAGATTTTACTTTAATTAAAGAAGTTTCTCATTTTTTAAAGTCTTCATTTACTATCATGGGATTAAAGTCTAAAGACTTACTCCTTGAAATTGAAGAACTAAGCTCACAATCAAAAAACATTAAAAGAGTAAAATCTCTTATAAATTTAGTCATAGATAATTACAACGAAAGTATTATTGAATACGAAAGAATGCTCTCTTGTTTTTCAAAAAAGAACAATTAA
- a CDS encoding HEAT repeat domain-containing protein, producing MSLNFMVPPQFIDSFFKDFPAVVKIIWILAVVFFFVLLSLILFLKVVRFRLRKREAYIKSESEKYEISIVDYLYAYENSEELDSNQEKLISNIKLSLTTSINRKVFVNTLLKLKGEVSGSMIDTINQLYKMLELDQRALFKLKDNKWHIVSIGIRDLRRFKVLEAQSEVAKFINHPKMEVRRQAYLYFINLFGFKGLEFLDNLNSSISVWDRIGILEALQGIKSQEILDAGKWLSSKNDYVILLALELVRIYSLRETQEELLQLIQHENSEIRLKTINVLNHLYIIEAKELLIKTYETLTVKEQIEVFKLLENMGAKEEESFVLKHVTSEVFEIKVLALKTLKQIDASKFTGIKNEISGLESFKVIDFLENTP from the coding sequence TTGTCCCTCAACTTTATGGTCCCCCCTCAATTTATCGATTCTTTTTTTAAAGACTTTCCGGCTGTAGTCAAAATAATCTGGATTCTTGCTGTAGTTTTCTTTTTTGTTTTACTAAGTCTTATCCTTTTTTTAAAAGTGGTAAGGTTTCGTTTAAGAAAAAGGGAAGCATATATTAAAAGTGAAAGCGAGAAGTATGAAATATCTATTGTAGACTACCTGTATGCATATGAAAATAGCGAAGAACTTGATAGTAATCAAGAAAAACTCATCTCAAATATAAAACTCAGTTTAACAACTAGTATAAATAGAAAGGTATTTGTCAATACACTTTTAAAATTAAAAGGAGAAGTTTCTGGTAGTATGATTGATACTATTAATCAATTATATAAAATGCTAGAGTTAGATCAACGAGCTTTATTCAAGTTAAAAGATAATAAATGGCATATAGTTTCAATAGGGATTAGAGATTTAAGAAGGTTTAAAGTATTAGAAGCTCAAAGTGAAGTAGCAAAATTTATCAACCATCCCAAAATGGAAGTCCGTAGGCAAGCATATTTATACTTTATAAATTTATTTGGTTTTAAGGGGCTTGAGTTTTTGGATAATTTAAACTCGTCAATTTCTGTCTGGGATCGAATAGGAATTCTAGAAGCTTTACAAGGTATAAAATCGCAAGAAATACTTGATGCTGGAAAATGGTTAAGTTCTAAAAATGATTACGTTATATTGTTGGCTCTTGAATTAGTGAGAATTTATAGTTTAAGAGAAACACAAGAAGAATTACTGCAGCTAATACAACATGAAAATAGTGAGATCCGTCTAAAAACAATTAATGTTTTAAATCACTTATATATAATTGAGGCGAAAGAATTACTGATAAAAACTTATGAAACACTAACAGTAAAAGAACAAATAGAAGTTTTTAAGTTGTTAGAAAATATGGGAGCGAAAGAAGAAGAGTCTTTTGTGTTAAAACATGTTACTAGTGAAGTTTTTGAAATAAAAGTACTAGCCTTAAAAACTTTAAAACAAATAGATGCTTCCAAATTTACAGGAATTAAAAATGAAATAAGTGGGCTTGAGAGTTTTAAGGTTATTGATTTTTTAGAAAATACACCGTAA